A segment of the Candidatus Delongbacteria bacterium genome:
ATGCTATTTTAAAGTATTATCTATCAAAATTGTTATCTGCATAAATATTATAAATTAGCAACTCTCCCATTTTTGTAACATAGATAATCTTCCTCTTCCTCTTCTTTTTCTATGTCAAAGTTATAAATTACATCCTACTTCAAATCCTCATATATAACACTTGCAAGATTTCTTGCAAATTCCACTGGAACAGCATTTCCTACCATCTTATAACCATCAGCAATATTTTTATATATAAACAGATAATCATCTGGAAAAGTTTGAATTCTTGCACATTCCCTTACAGTAAGTCTTCTATACAAATCTTCCTGACCTGGGACAAAAATCCTCACATTTTGTTCAACAAACTGCATCTTTGGTGCTTGAGGGTGAATAGGAGCATGCCTACCACCTGCTTGTATTGTAAAGCTAGGCTCATCCCAACCTCTTACTCGATTTCTAGACATATAAATAGTTGAAAATCCTCCATTCATATACTCGTGATTAGGAGCATGTAGACCTTCATTTCCATTTGTATAGTTTTTGTCCTTGGCAGCCTTAGCTAGCCTTAGATCCCAAATAGCATCTCGTAAAGTAGGTCTTGGTAAAATCTCTTTTGGAGGAATAAATGATTTCCCTATTTTTTTATGATATCCAACAATAATAACCCTTTTTCGATCTTGCGGGACACCAAAGTCATTTGCATTTAAAAGATAATAAGAAACATTATAGTTTAATGCTTTAAACTCATTTAATATAGTTTGGAAAGCTTCCCTATGTCTTGGGAGTAAAATTCCAGAAACATTTTCAGCTAGAAAAAACAAGGGCTCTTTTTCTTTTAATATTCTAATATATTCAAAAAAAAGCTGTCCTCTCTTATCGTTTATTCCCCTACCTGCTCCAGCTTCACTCCAACTTTGACATGGAGGGCCTCCAATAATGCCTAAACATTCTGGAACATCATAACTAGGAATATCAACAATACTTCTTTTGTCTAAAGAAGTACTTGGAAAATTATGTACAAAAGTCTCCCAAATAGCACAATCAAATTCGTTCGCCCAAATAGTTTTAAAACCAGCCTGATGAAAACCAAGATCAAGCCCTCCTGCTCCTGCAAATAAAGAAACAATATTCATGCTTAATCCTTGCTAATATTTAAAGTGTTTTTGAATAACTTTTTTGATGATTTTAATAGGTTAATATCAAATTTTAAAGATGATTCAACTCTCGAACTTGCGTTATGTATTCTAAAAGACAATGTCCAATCATTGTTCATTGTAACAATAACTGTTGTATTGCTATTTTCTTTAAAAGATATGTCAGTAATTGCAGTTGGTAAAGGAACCTTTGGAGTTTTATACTTAGGTTCTGTATTTCTAAACGGCATGTTTAATGTGCCATTTATATTATATGCTTGAATCTCTACAGTATTTTTACTTTTAATAACTTTATAAAAGTCTTGATTTCCAATTAAGTATGAAACTAATTTTGAAGGAATTTCTAGATTGTTTTCATTCAGTTTTTTTAATTCTTTAATGAATGCATTTAAAACTGGTTCATAAACAGAAAAATGATAATCACCTAAATCACTCCATTTTTTTTCCCCTTTACTCTCTTTTCTTAAGTCCTCTAGTTCTTTAAAAATAGGAGTTACTGTATCGAAATATTCTTTGGATACTTTAACACCTAGCCACTTTTCTCCAAAATCTATAAGATGAGATAGTCGAGAATGTTTTACTGCATGATGATTATTTTTTGCAGAAACTCCAATCTCCCATTTTTGTAACACCCTAATTGCTAAGATATCTCTAACATCACCAGCTTTTCCATGATCATCAGATAGTGTTTCAAGTTGAAGAATATCTGTTTCATCTATATCATTTGAAAGTCTTGGTTCAATATCCATAAGAAAGTTAGCTGCAAAACTTGCTGTTAGATTATAATCACTTTGTTCTAATCTGGTTGTATTTTCAAAGCATCCTTTTGCAATATGAAATGAAGGGTTTTCTAAAACTTCTACATTCGTTTTATCTTTCAATTTTTCTTGAAATTGTATTAGTAATGCATATTCAAA
Coding sequences within it:
- a CDS encoding DNA cytosine methyltransferase yields the protein MNIVSLFAGAGGLDLGFHQAGFKTIWANEFDCAIWETFVHNFPSTSLDKRSIVDIPSYDVPECLGIIGGPPCQSWSEAGAGRGINDKRGQLFFEYIRILKEKEPLFFLAENVSGILLPRHREAFQTILNEFKALNYNVSYYLLNANDFGVPQDRKRVIIVGYHKKIGKSFIPPKEILPRPTLRDAIWDLRLAKAAKDKNYTNGNEGLHAPNHEYMNGGFSTIYMSRNRVRGWDEPSFTIQAGGRHAPIHPQAPKMQFVEQNVRIFVPGQEDLYRRLTVRECARIQTFPDDYLFIYKNIADGYKMVGNAVPVEFARNLASVIYEDLK
- a CDS encoding HaeIII family restriction endonuclease — translated: MVTKNSRQMTTGKAFEYALLIQFQEKLKDKTNVEVLENPSFHIAKGCFENTTRLEQSDYNLTASFAANFLMDIEPRLSNDIDETDILQLETLSDDHGKAGDVRDILAIRVLQKWEIGVSAKNNHHAVKHSRLSHLIDFGEKWLGVKVSKEYFDTVTPIFKELEDLRKESKGEKKWSDLGDYHFSVYEPVLNAFIKELKKLNENNLEIPSKLVSYLIGNQDFYKVIKSKNTVEIQAYNINGTLNMPFRNTEPKYKTPKVPLPTAITDISFKENSNTTVIVTMNNDWTLSFRIHNASSRVESSLKFDINLLKSSKKLFKNTLNISKD